The Deltaproteobacteria bacterium genome window below encodes:
- the mazG gene encoding nucleoside triphosphate pyrophosphohydrolase: MKKEELSRAFIALSELLETLRSPGGCPWDARQTDDTVKMYLLEEAYEVLDAVEKGDSGELCGELGDLLFQILFLARLAEERGEFDLLDVLQGITRKMRVRHPHVFGTLELESPEEVAENWARIKKKEKADLPSTANSLDSVPAALPALQAAHRLTERASREGWRGPGGGVWEALNRELKDIKAFCAAGDKEKAGRRIGSLMFLLAHLAGTLGLNAEHLLRMTNRDFVRQFERTCGAGKDSVD, encoded by the coding sequence ATGAAAAAAGAGGAGCTATCCAGGGCCTTCATCGCCCTATCAGAACTGCTCGAAACCCTGCGGTCCCCCGGAGGATGTCCATGGGATGCCCGCCAGACCGATGACACGGTGAAAATGTATCTCCTGGAAGAGGCCTACGAGGTCCTCGACGCCGTTGAAAAAGGGGATTCAGGGGAGCTTTGCGGAGAACTGGGAGACCTCCTTTTCCAGATCCTTTTTCTTGCCCGGCTGGCGGAGGAGCGCGGGGAATTCGATCTTCTCGACGTCCTGCAGGGGATCACCCGGAAGATGAGGGTCCGGCATCCCCACGTATTCGGGACCCTTGAGCTGGAGAGCCCGGAGGAAGTGGCGGAGAACTGGGCCAGGATAAAGAAGAAGGAAAAGGCCGATCTTCCCTCCACCGCCAACTCTCTCGACTCGGTTCCCGCGGCCTTGCCGGCGCTTCAGGCCGCCCATCGCCTGACCGAGCGGGCTTCAAGGGAGGGATGGCGGGGGCCCGGAGGCGGGGTGTGGGAAGCCCTGAACAGGGAACTGAAGGACATTAAGGCTTTCTGTGCAGCCGGGGACAAGGAAAAGGCCGGAAGGCGGATCGGGAGCCTCATGTTCCTGCTGGCGCACCTCGCAGGAACCTTGGGATTGAATGCGGAACACCTCCTCAGAATGACCAACCGGGATTTCGTGCGGCAGTTTGAACGGACGTGCGGGGCCGGAAAAGATTCCGTGGATTGA
- the mtgA gene encoding monofunctional biosynthetic peptidoglycan transglycosylase: MGGKKKKNRSSRRFLTRVWITCLKIFLCLVFFSALQVLLFRFVDPPVTVPMLWGWAKGAAGGKPYAWPGYRWRPLEKISPHLLRAVLAGEDQRFFRHHGFDFVELEEAVRDLLHSGRVRGASTITMQTARSLFLWPGRSLVRKALEAYYTILIELFWEKRRILEVYLNTVDWGEGAVGAEAASRKYFRRSADRLTLGQAAALAAVLPSPHRWSPVDPNRRVLERKRRILRDMKSLFPGGLPVRLSRGADSRPGRPSFQ, translated from the coding sequence TTGGGTGGGAAAAAAAAGAAGAACAGGAGTTCGAGGCGGTTTCTCACCCGAGTTTGGATCACCTGCCTGAAGATTTTTTTGTGCCTCGTTTTTTTCTCGGCCCTCCAGGTCCTGCTGTTCCGCTTTGTCGATCCCCCTGTTACCGTTCCCATGTTGTGGGGTTGGGCAAAGGGAGCGGCCGGGGGTAAGCCTTACGCCTGGCCGGGGTACCGCTGGCGCCCATTGGAGAAGATTTCACCTCACTTGCTCAGAGCCGTGTTGGCGGGAGAAGATCAGAGGTTCTTCCGACATCATGGCTTTGATTTCGTGGAGTTGGAGGAGGCGGTGCGGGACCTGTTGCATTCGGGGCGGGTCAGGGGAGCGAGTACCATCACGATGCAAACCGCTCGCTCCCTTTTCCTATGGCCGGGAAGAAGCCTGGTCCGCAAGGCCTTGGAGGCCTACTACACGATTCTCATTGAGCTTTTCTGGGAAAAGCGCCGTATCCTCGAGGTCTACCTGAATACTGTGGACTGGGGTGAAGGTGCCGTGGGGGCGGAGGCCGCCAGCCGGAAATATTTCCGGAGATCAGCGGATCGCCTGACCCTGGGGCAGGCCGCCGCCCTGGCCGCCGTCCTGCCGAGTCCCCATCGGTGGTCGCCGGTGGATCCCAACAGGAGGGTCTTGGAGAGGAAAAGGAGGATTCTTCGGGACATGAAGAGCCTCTTTCCCGGGGGACTTCCGGTGAGGCTTTCCCGGGGTGCCGATTCCCGCCCGGGAAGACCCTCTTTTCAATGA